In the Flavisolibacter tropicus genome, one interval contains:
- a CDS encoding DUF4339 domain-containing protein, producing the protein MEKSYLLLHNNQQSGPFSLEELAGKALQAKDLVWVIGQSAGWRYPEEIEALKTFVQDNSPIPSTSAAGEPKKEVVSSQTIATFTTEKAASPSTRHIYVSFPSNPVTIVAEQAAVPEAATQSFEERVEKMRQRVACAETQKEIPQEPEVETKYSRSLDDIKAEYSSWMHKRKRRPNIDVKQIVIAATLFLGVVMGAWTVYHFISNSSTSESGKKDERLVEFHPTPVQPASMVKTNKVTQGNRRSNKAGRQSKNSNNLFVKATQREKSNDPVAPPQAKEGDIAANEKNNSPGSATEKQTTANSEKAAAVVDQLQLQADYVAANKRQQGVGGLEVAIKNNSNQMMKVVAVDVIYYGEGMEEIDRKTLYFSDLQPGQTLTRKAPAHKKAEGAYAQLGLISSEAGNIFYASN; encoded by the coding sequence ATGGAGAAAAGCTACTTACTTCTTCATAATAACCAACAATCAGGTCCCTTCAGCTTAGAAGAGCTTGCTGGGAAGGCTTTGCAAGCTAAAGATTTGGTGTGGGTTATTGGGCAAAGCGCAGGATGGCGTTACCCGGAAGAAATTGAAGCCTTAAAAACATTTGTTCAGGACAATAGTCCAATACCTTCTACCTCAGCAGCTGGTGAGCCCAAGAAGGAAGTTGTTTCTTCTCAAACAATTGCCACATTTACTACTGAAAAGGCAGCTTCGCCTTCGACACGACACATCTATGTAAGTTTTCCATCAAATCCGGTCACTATAGTTGCAGAACAAGCCGCTGTGCCGGAAGCTGCTACGCAGTCTTTTGAAGAGCGGGTAGAAAAAATGCGGCAGCGTGTTGCCTGTGCAGAAACACAAAAGGAAATTCCACAAGAGCCTGAGGTAGAAACAAAATATAGCCGATCACTTGATGATATTAAAGCCGAGTACTCCAGCTGGATGCACAAACGAAAGCGTCGACCCAATATAGATGTTAAGCAAATAGTTATCGCAGCCACACTGTTTTTGGGAGTAGTTATGGGTGCCTGGACTGTATATCATTTTATATCTAATTCTTCTACAAGCGAATCGGGTAAAAAAGATGAACGTTTAGTAGAGTTTCATCCTACACCAGTCCAGCCAGCTTCAATGGTGAAGACGAATAAGGTTACCCAAGGCAATAGGCGGAGTAATAAAGCTGGGCGGCAGTCTAAGAATAGTAATAACTTATTTGTAAAGGCTACTCAAAGAGAGAAGAGTAATGACCCGGTTGCGCCACCGCAAGCTAAAGAAGGAGATATAGCTGCAAATGAAAAGAATAACTCACCGGGATCCGCAACCGAAAAACAAACTACAGCTAACAGCGAAAAAGCTGCTGCGGTTGTGGATCAATTACAACTGCAAGCTGATTATGTGGCAGCCAATAAACGTCAGCAAGGGGTAGGTGGCTTAGAAGTAGCCATAAAAAATAACAGCAATCAGATGATGAAAGTGGTAGCAGTAGATGTTATTTATTATGGTGAAGGGATGGAAGAGATCGATCGTAAAACACTTTACTTCAGCGATCTGCAACCCGGGCAAAC